Sequence from the Saccharopolyspora pogona genome:
CGCTCACGCGGCGATCGCGGTTGGTAGAACCAGGCCAGCTCGGCCATCGCCCTCGCCACCACCCGCCGCCGGCGCAGGTGCCTGCAGATCGCCGGGGCCAGCACGACCAGGCCGGACAACGTCGCCAACGGCACCATCCACCAATGCATCCCGCTCCCTCCTCGCGGGAGAGGAATGGCGCTCCGCCCGGCACGTGATGCGGCGATCGTCGGGATCACCCCAATGGCCCAACACAAATTCAACGACCGTTGATTTTTTGGCCCGTCCCGCGCTACCTTGCTTGCACCGGCGCGGGGAGGTTGGCCTTGAGCACGTTGGAGACCCGGGTTCTGCTCGACCTCGGCGAGATCGGCGCGAGCGACGGCGAGCTGGCCGGCGGCAAGGCCGCCAACCTGGGCGAGCTGTCGGCTGCGGGATTCCGGGTGCCACCCGGCTTCTGCATCAGCACGCTCGCCTACGACGAGGTCTGCCGCGAACTCACCGGCGACCTGATCAACCGGTTACCCGGGGCAGCAGCCGAGATCCGCTCCCGGCTCGCCGGCGCCGAAATCCCCGCCGAGCTGGCTGCCGCGATCACCGCCGCCTACGCCGAACTCGGCCCGGACTCGCCGGTGGCGGTGCGTTCGTCCGCGACCGCCGAGGACCTACCGCACGCCAGCTTCGCCGGCCAGCAGGACACCTACCTGAACGTCATCGGCGAGGCTGCGCTGCTGGACGCCGTGCGCGGCTGCTGGAGTTCACTGTGGACGGACCGGGCGGTGGCCTACCGGGCGGCCAACGACATCGACCACCGCGCGGTGCGGTTGGCGGTGGTCGTACAGCGCATGGTCGACGCGACGGCGGCCGGCGTGCTGTTCACCGCGAACCCGGTCACCGGGCGGCGAACCGAGACCGTGATCGACGCGAACACCGGGCTCGGCGAATCGGTGGTGTCCGGCGCGGTCACCCCGGACCACTTCGCAGTGGAGTCCGGCCGGGTCACCGCGCGGCGGCTCGGGGACAAGCCCACCAGCGTCCACCCGAAACCCGGCGGCGGCACGGAAACCGTTGTGCAGCAGGGCGATCAGCCTTCGATAACGAACGATCAGGCCCGCGAGCTCGCCGCGCTGGGTTCGGAAGTGGCGCGGCACTGCGGCGCGCCGCAGGACATCGAGTGGGCCATCGACGGCAACGGCACCCCGTGGCTGACCCAGTCGCGGCCGATCACCACGCTGTTCCCGCTGCCCGCCGAACCGCACGACGGCCTGCACGTCTACCTGTCGATCAACGTCGCGCAGGGCGTCTACCGGCCGATCACGCCGATGGGCGCGGCGACGCTGGCGTTGATGTTCAACAACCTCATGCGCAATCTCGGCATCCCGACCGACGGACCGCGGCCGAAGCTATGGCGGCAGGCCGACGGTTGGCTGTTCGCCGACATCACCGGCATGACCCGGAACAAGATCGGCCGCGCCGTGGCACCCAAGGTGTTCGCGATGGCCGAAGCCCGCACCGGAAAGGTCTTCGAGTCGCTGCTCGACGACCCGCGCCTGCCGCTGGACCCGAAGGTGCCGTGGCCGCTGCTGCACCGGCTCGCCGGGATCTTCGCGCGCACCAAGGCGCCGATCGAGGCGGTGCGCACGCTGCGCGACCCCAAGCGCGCTCGCGAGCGGATCTTCGGCATGGTCCGGGAAATCCGGGCGGAGCTGGCCGGCCCGGAGCCGTCGTCCGCGCGGGAGCGGCTGGCCGCGGCGCGGCGGAGCGTCGCGGAGATCGCGGTCCCGCGAATCGCGCAGATCCCGCCGAGGATGCTGCCCGCCCTCGTCCTCAGCCGACTGCTCCCGAAGCTGGCGGGCAAGGCCGCCACCGCCGAAGAAGTGCAGATCGTGCTGCGCGGCATCCCGCACAACGTCACCACCGAGATGGACCTGGAGCTTTGGGGGATCGCGCAGCTCGCCCGCCGGGACCCCGAAACCGCCCGGCTGTTCGCCGGATCCTCCGTCGACGAGCTCGCCGAGCGCTACCAGTCCCGGAAGCTGCCGGTAGAAGTCCAAAATGGACTCGATGCGTTCCTCGAGCGCTACGGGCATCGGACGGTGGCGGAGATCGACATCGGGGTCCCGCGCTGGTCCGAGGCCCCGGCGCACGTGCTCGGGCTCGTCGCGAACTACGTGCAGACCGGCGAAAGCGGCCACGACGCAGACGAGCAGTACCGGCGCGGGGTGGCCGACGCGGAGCGGATGGCCGCCGAGATCGTGTCCCGGCTCAAGAACCCGCTGCGAGCTCGGGTCGTCGGCTTCGCGATGGACAGGGTGCGGCAGCTCGCCGGGCTCCGCGAAATGCCGAAGTACTGCATCGTGCTGGCGATCGCGAACGCCCGCAAGCACCTGCTGGCCGTCGGCCGGGAACTCGCCTCCACCGGTGGCCTGGAGCGCGCGGAGGATGTGTTCTTCCTCGACTATGACGAGCTCACCGAGGCGGTCTCGGGCGCCGACCACCGCAATCTGGTGGCACAGCGCCGAGAAACCCACGAACGCGAACTGCGGCGCCGGCACCCGCCGCGCGTGCTGCTCTCGGACGGCACCGAACCTGAGGCGACGCTGCCCACGGCGGCGGTCGACGGTCAGCTGATCGGGACATCGGCTTCGGCGGGCACCGTGACCGGGACGGCGCGAGTGGTGCACGACCCGGTCCGCGCGCGGCTCGCCCCAGGCGAGATCTTGGTGACGCCGTCCACGGATCCCGGCTGGACGCCGCTGTTCCTGACCGCGGGCGGCCTGGTGATGGAGATGGGCGGGCCCAACTCGCACGGCGCGACGGTGGCCCGGGAGTACGGAATCCCCGCCGTGGTGGGAGTTCCGGAAGCCACGACCCGAATCACCGACGGCCAGCGGATAACCGTCCACGGCTCCGCGGGCACCGTCGAACTGGACCGGTGAGCCGGGCGATCGCCCGGCTCGGGCACGCCACCGGCAACGGCGGAATCGACTTCTGGACGCGGGCCGGGTTGCGATTTCGCGGGAATCGCCACCACCCCGGGTGACGGGGCATCGTCGCGCTTCGTGATCGCCGCGGTGCGTTCGTCCAGGTGGTGGTCAATTTCGCGAGAAATTGACCGTCACCTGGGTGAACGTCAATTTCTCGCGAAATTGAAATCGCCACCCAGCCATCGCCCGGAGCGGCTCCTTCCCTCCCCGCAGCCCCGTTCCCGCTGGTCAACTCCCGTGAGCGCTGTTGGGGCCATAGCGGGCGCTTTGGAAGTGACCGGCCAAGATGCGGTAGGGCGGGCTCTTGTCTTTGAAGCCCGAAGCCGCGTATCTGGTCATGCGCAAATCGGGGATCCCGCAGTCCAGGCGGCGTTTGAGGTTGCGCCAACCGCAGCGCCACGCAGAAGGAGTGTGGAGCAGTCGCTGCAGCACCGAAAAGCACTCACGGCGGCTGATCAGCTGCAACCGGGGCCTACGCGGTGATGGCCCCTGCCGGTTCCGGCGGGGGCCATCGAGTCCGTTCGGGGGCGCCGTCGGCGGAGGAAGCCCGCCGCTCCAGCGGGGTGAGCTGCGCCGGGTCGACCGTGTTGCCGGGCCGTCGCTTCCGGCGTCGTTCTTTTCGACGTGGAGGGCCGCCGGGCCGATCAGCCGCCGAGCTGGTTGGCGCCACCGAGCGGGCCGTGGCTGGCCACGTCGTTGACCTTGTCCAGTGTCGTGTCCGGGGCGACCTTGCCGACCGGGAGGGTGTCGGTCACGCCGTCCAGCGGGCTCGCCGGACCGACGATGCCCCCGAGCGCGCTGCCGCTTCTCGCCGCCGGCAGCGTCGAACCGACCGGGGAGCCGGCCACCACGCCGTGCACCGTCTCGCCCACCAGGTTGACCTCCTGCGGCGTGGGCGGCAGCTGCGCGGGCTTGGTCTGCGGCACGCCCGCCTTTGTGCTGTCCAGCACCGAGCCCAGGCCGGCCGGCAGCTCGTCGACCGGGCCACCCTGCCTGGCGACCGGGCTGACCGCCACGGCGGGGACGACGTCGCCCACCGGCAGCGCGGCGGTGTCGAGGCTCTTGCCGCCGGTCACACCGCCGAGCAGGCCCGTGACCGGGTTGCTGTCGCCGAGCACGCCGACGCCGCCAAGCACGCCGTCGAGCGGGCCACCGGCGTTGCTGCGCCCGGTTAGCTGCTTCTCGACCGGGACGACGTCGCCCACGGTCTGCTGCGCGGAGGCCAGCGTGCCCGCGACGTGGTACGTGGTCTGCGCGAGGTTGTTGTCGGTGGGCAGCTCAGCTGGCAGTTGCGGGGTCTCGGCCGCGTTCGCGGTAGCGGCGAAGCCGACCGCGCCAGCGCCGCCGACCAACACAACGGCCGCTGCGGTAAGGGTGCGTTTCATCGCATTGCTCCTCTCTGCACAGGCCGATTCCTGTGCGCCGCGCCGGAGATTACGGAAGGATCACTCACCACCATTCAGCGATCACATAAGTGGGAAATGTAGACATTCAGTGATCGTTATCCGCCTATTTCTCCACGCTTTCGTGAAGCGCGACATGGGAGTGATTACTGACCGATCCCGTCCGCTGCGGTTGAAGGCAAGCGGCGCACCTGTTCGGCCCGCAGCGCCTCGACCGCGTCGGCGAATTCCGCATAGGCCTCGTGCTCGCTGTCGAACCGGCGGTACCGACCGACCCGAAGCTCCACCGACTCGTACTCGCGGTCCAACGCGTCGGCGGCCTGCTGGCACGCGACCGCCCGGTACCGGTACTTGGCGTGCCCGGCGAACGCCGCGGCCACCGCGACGACCAGGCACAACGCCACCGCGACCCCCCGAACGTCCACAACGGACACTGATACCGCCGTCACCGTCGCGGCGACGATCGAGCCGCCGATGACCACCGCCTGCAGGACGTTGTCCTTCGAGCGGTCCCGCCGGGCCTCGCCCCGGTAGCGCTCGACGAGATCCGGCAGCTGCGCCCGGTAACGCTTGTGCACACCCAGCAGATCTCCGGACCCCAGTTCATCCAGCATGTTCTCGCGGTACGCGCATTCGAGCGCGCGCAGTTCTGACTCCACCGCGCGAACCTTAAAGTGCTGCTGGTAGACGAACCTCGCCGACAGGGCCATCGATGCCACGGCCAGCGCGAAAACCACCCCCGCCGGTATTGCGGACACCCATAACGACAGCGCCATCGCGGCGGTGCCGATCAGCAACAGGTTGCCCGGCACCGCCCAGGCAAGCAGGAGCCGCTGCACCAACCGCGCGCGGTAGTGCTGCTCGGACCGCTCGGCGATACGGCGTTCCCAGTCCGGCGGCTGGCGATCCCCGGCAAGCACTCCACCGCCGACGATTCCGGCCACATCCACTCGCTCCATCACATCGAATCCTTCCAGGCGCGTTAATGCGATCGAAGTAGCTCCCGGAGCACCACGACAATCGGCCGGAAGGGTGATGATCTGCTCGGCCGATCGGTCCACCGCCGGATGCGCCGGGTGATCGCTGCTGGGTTCGCACGCCGCTCGCAGTTCGATAACGGGCAGTGATAACAGTCAGTGGTGCACGCCGGACATCGTTTGGCGGTTTCCGGGGTCTGCCACTCTGGCAGCGCCGCCCGCGGACGGGTCAACCGGGTCCACCAATCGGGCGTCGACACGCCGTCGAGAACGCACGAAAGGCTTACCGATCCGTCAACTCGGCGTTCGCGTCGCGGTAGAAGTTCTCCGGATCCACCGGCCGCCCGGCCACCTCGATCTGGAAGTGCAAGTGTGGCCCGGTCGATTCGCCGCGATCGCCCATCGTCGCGATCAACTGCCCGGCCCGAACCTGTTGTCCGACCGAGACGAAGTTCTCGTCGATGTGTCCGTAAATCGAAACGACGTCGTCGCGGTGCGCAATTCTGATCCACATGCCATAACCGCTCGCCGGACCGGAATCTATGACGATGCCCTCCGACGCCGCTCGGATCGGGGTGCCGATGTCGTTGGCGATGTCGACACCGTTGTGCATCTCGCCCCAGCGCCCACCGAAGCCGCTGCTGATCTCGCCGTCCGCCGGCGACACCCAGTCCGCTACCGGAGCAGCAGGTGGATCGGGCTTGGTGGGCAGCTTCGCGGCGAGGCCGACGGCGTATCCCAGGCCGATCGCCGGGGATTTCGACTGGTCATCCTGCACAGCTGGGGCGGCCAAGGCACCAGCGGCGCCGAGCACGCTGCCCACGACCAGTCCGGCGATCACCGTATTCTGTCGCATTGCCATCGCGTTTCCACTCCTCCCCGCCGTCCGCGTTATTCGCGCGACGTCCGGGCCGAATTCCCCGTTCGGACGCCGGGGATTCCGAAACCGGCGCCTGGGCGGTTCGGCAAGATTGCAGCCGAACCGCACCGGGAATGCATTTCGGAATTGACTCAATGGAATGACGTGCCGACAATTCGCCGCGTCCCGCGCACAGGTGTCGGGAGGTCCGCCACGGACACGCACGGTCCACAGTGGTCACGATTCCCAGTGAACCGCGCGTGGGCCAAACCCGAAGCCCTTTCCAACCATCACGGAGGGTGTCGGACGCGGCCGAGCCGCCGATGTCACCACCCTGATCCGCACACCACCCGACCGGTATTCACCCGATCAGACCAAGAGCGAGGGGCACCCGTGCCCTCTTGCTAAGGTCACGGGTGGCCCTCACCAGCCATCGATCGAGTGCTTCCAAGCCGGCGGAAGGGTTCTCAGGGTGACGGCGAGGCTGCGCGGCGCGCTCGCCGGATCGAGCCGCCCGCAAAGCATCCGGGGAGGTCCAGGTGGCTCGGATCGAGGCGGTGGCGG
This genomic interval carries:
- a CDS encoding SLATT domain-containing protein, yielding MERVDVAGIVGGGVLAGDRQPPDWERRIAERSEQHYRARLVQRLLLAWAVPGNLLLIGTAAMALSLWVSAIPAGVVFALAVASMALSARFVYQQHFKVRAVESELRALECAYRENMLDELGSGDLLGVHKRYRAQLPDLVERYRGEARRDRSKDNVLQAVVIGGSIVAATVTAVSVSVVDVRGVAVALCLVVAVAAAFAGHAKYRYRAVACQQAADALDREYESVELRVGRYRRFDSEHEAYAEFADAVEALRAEQVRRLPSTAADGIGQ
- a CDS encoding PEP/pyruvate-binding domain-containing protein, translating into MSTLETRVLLDLGEIGASDGELAGGKAANLGELSAAGFRVPPGFCISTLAYDEVCRELTGDLINRLPGAAAEIRSRLAGAEIPAELAAAITAAYAELGPDSPVAVRSSATAEDLPHASFAGQQDTYLNVIGEAALLDAVRGCWSSLWTDRAVAYRAANDIDHRAVRLAVVVQRMVDATAAGVLFTANPVTGRRTETVIDANTGLGESVVSGAVTPDHFAVESGRVTARRLGDKPTSVHPKPGGGTETVVQQGDQPSITNDQARELAALGSEVARHCGAPQDIEWAIDGNGTPWLTQSRPITTLFPLPAEPHDGLHVYLSINVAQGVYRPITPMGAATLALMFNNLMRNLGIPTDGPRPKLWRQADGWLFADITGMTRNKIGRAVAPKVFAMAEARTGKVFESLLDDPRLPLDPKVPWPLLHRLAGIFARTKAPIEAVRTLRDPKRARERIFGMVREIRAELAGPEPSSARERLAAARRSVAEIAVPRIAQIPPRMLPALVLSRLLPKLAGKAATAEEVQIVLRGIPHNVTTEMDLELWGIAQLARRDPETARLFAGSSVDELAERYQSRKLPVEVQNGLDAFLERYGHRTVAEIDIGVPRWSEAPAHVLGLVANYVQTGESGHDADEQYRRGVADAERMAAEIVSRLKNPLRARVVGFAMDRVRQLAGLREMPKYCIVLAIANARKHLLAVGRELASTGGLERAEDVFFLDYDELTEAVSGADHRNLVAQRRETHERELRRRHPPRVLLSDGTEPEATLPTAAVDGQLIGTSASAGTVTGTARVVHDPVRARLAPGEILVTPSTDPGWTPLFLTAGGLVMEMGGPNSHGATVAREYGIPAVVGVPEATTRITDGQRITVHGSAGTVELDR
- a CDS encoding M23 family metallopeptidase, which translates into the protein MAMRQNTVIAGLVVGSVLGAAGALAAPAVQDDQSKSPAIGLGYAVGLAAKLPTKPDPPAAPVADWVSPADGEISSGFGGRWGEMHNGVDIANDIGTPIRAASEGIVIDSGPASGYGMWIRIAHRDDVVSIYGHIDENFVSVGQQVRAGQLIATMGDRGESTGPHLHFQIEVAGRPVDPENFYRDANAELTDR